ACCTCTTTAATGGGCTGGACCTTATGCCTCCAGATTAGTCGGGACCCTTACTGAGGATATTCAACAccgaaagaaaaaacaaatgtcTCCTTCAAGGTCTAAGTGCGCGAATACCGGTTAAACGAGCTCCTCGCTTTGTGGCATGCCCCTAGAGGTGCCAAATTTGACCCATAAATGTGTAACCTGCCCAATCCACCCGAACTTTAATGGGTTGGGCCAATAACATTTTCGTATCTGGTTAAATTGGAGTGTAATCCAAACTGACCCATCTCCTAAATGGGTCAATTTGGGTCACTCAACGGGTCAGTTTATTAACCCGTGATCTTCCTGTTTTTTTATCCGCTTGATGACTTTTAAAGCCGTAACAAAAATTCCTTCGAAATGCCATCAGTTCAGTGAGTGCCATGGCTGTATTGTAGCTTCTGGATGTCCTCTATACTTTCTTATGGATAAATGAACTACACCATCTTGGTTAAACATTAATTGGACGTATAAATAAAAAACTGTAATTTCAGAGGCTTCTTTAAATTTTTGTGAAATTGGTACTGGTAGGTTGATTTTAGTATCAAAATTTAAAACCTCTtatattctagtttaatttagtCGACTTTTCAATCAGAAAATAAGAGTTTGATAAATCATTGCATTGGAACTTTTTATAGATTAAGGATTGCAAAAATGTGAAAAAACATAAAGCTTCTGCAATCACTAAACTAACATTTTGACCAAAATTCTGCTGCTACTAAAATATGAAGAAAACATATGTTTGAGTAAGCGTAACTTGTTGTGTATATATTAGTTGCTTTGATTTGAGTAATAATTGGGTAGGTTGGGTTATGACCTGTTATTTGACCTACCTTAACCTAACCTATTTTGACTTAAGCCAAATTTAGGCGGGTTGGGTCATGATCCCTCTAGTGACACAATCAATTTTAACCCGTTCAAATTTAACTCAACCCGCTGATTTGCCACTACTGACGCCCCTATAGTCAAATAAAGCTACTCCTATTATACCCGCTATCAATTTCATACCTCACAAAGGAGAAGTTTATATGATGTACATtcataccaaaaaaaaaacattgtaAACTCTTTTGCAGCAGCAGGAAAGAATCAAGCCTTTTGAACACTATGGTATTACAAACTTTCTCCAACAAAAAACCAGACTCCTATCGTATGAAGTAAACTGCAactaaaaatttgaaaagttGCATTAGTACAGAAACTCGCCATAGCTCTCATTTGTAGGCTGCCATTCCCACACTGGCTTCTCCACCATATGGCCCGGGGCTACCCCTGGCCTTGGAGTATGACACATAGTAAAACTGGGAGATTATGCTGGTGAAGAATATGAAAGCTGCTCCAGCTGCAAACACTCCCTTTCTCACCGTCTCACAAGATACAGGCTTATCATTAAACAAGAGCGATGATCTATACTTGGTGTGGTAAGCATTCCTAACCGAACCAGCCAACAAGCATACCTCGGCAATGAAAAATGTAACCCTGAAATATAAGTTAGATCAGTGGCGGAACCAGAAATTTCACAGGAAGATTCTAGTATCAAGATATGTGATAACGTGTTATCATATTTACCAGCATATGATGAATAGAAGAACAGCACAACCCCTTGAACCGCCAGGGCTCAAAGCCTTTCCACAACAGAAGCAACTGCTCGCAACTATTATAAGGACTTGACTAACCATGAGGAATAAGAAAGCACCAACGCCAAATCCAGTTGAAATGTCAGAGTCATAGACACAATAGCTATATACCTGCTCACTGTCTGTTTGGATCGTGGCCTATCAATGAAACAGAGACCTTTTTTAATCAAAATGAAGCATATATGCAACAGTACTCCAGTGGGTTTTTTTCACTTTTGCCTCATTCTCTCAAAGTAGCAAAAACAAAATATTACTACTTTTGCGTTTGGACACTAATTTCTTAACATAAGAACACCTTTCAAACTTAGGAAAAGCGCAGCCCGTATACCAAGTTcggaccacaaaggtctattgtacACAGCCGCTATGCACGGGTCGGGGAAGGGTTCGGACTACAAAGGCCTATTGTACACAGCCTTagcctacatttctgcaagaggctgtttccacgactcgaacccttaacctcctggtcacatgacaacaactttaccccAAGGTTCCCTTTCAAACTTAGGAGTTACATATAAAGTCAAAACTATTAAAAACATGCCTTTAAGAATCTTAATTGAAGAAAAAATGGTATAACTTTCAAAAGAGTAATATCATAGATGCTGCCATTCAAGTAAATGCCAAGCAGAGGAATTCTGCCAATTCAAGAAAATCATCAAATCTTTGCACATAACCAGTAATGCTACAAAATAATATTACTAGAAAAACagaaattttaaaacacaatTAAATTCTCAAGAATTAAACAAATCAAATACCAAAAAGCAAGTAATATATGATATCTCTAATTGATCTAAACAGACAAAGATtctataaatgaaaagaagaataGTAACGTAGGTACTTACGGTGCTCCTTCTCTGCTCAGCAGCAACAGCCAAAGCAAAAGCAATCAGATCCAAAACAAAGACAGTGATCATTAACAACTTCGAAGCCATAATCGATAAAATTGAAAACTTCTTTTTCTCTCTATATACACAGattaaaacacacacacacagaatTCTCTGTCTCTCTCAGTACTCTATATATGTAGTTTCAGTTTCATCACCTGTCTATATACATGTAATAATAGCATTTTGCGTAATGAAGAAGAAGAGTAAGtaataaagcaaaaaaaaaagtgagGGGACACCAATAAATG
Above is a window of Nicotiana tabacum cultivar K326 chromosome 8, ASM71507v2, whole genome shotgun sequence DNA encoding:
- the LOC107829655 gene encoding uncharacterized protein LOC107829655 — encoded protein: MASKLLMITVFVLDLIAFALAVAAEQRRSTATIQTDSEQVYSYCVYDSDISTGFGVGAFLFLMVSQVLIIVASSCFCCGKALSPGGSRGCAVLLFIICWVTFFIAEVCLLAGSVRNAYHTKYRSSLLFNDKPVSCETVRKGVFAAGAAFIFFTSIISQFYYVSYSKARGSPGPYGGEASVGMAAYK